A DNA window from Hydractinia symbiolongicarpus strain clone_291-10 chromosome 6, HSymV2.1, whole genome shotgun sequence contains the following coding sequences:
- the LOC130648013 gene encoding uncharacterized protein LOC130648013 has translation MKRQGHFAKIARGVSFASRKGNARRTNSRKSEGIKSCQKCKKVLALEKFRVLKNGKTATGCLVCLDKKKASRERKRCPYGRRRSQCKECKESSQIYQHEKRRADCKDCKGSQICEHVKQRACCKDCRKSKQSEYIRFYSVEYERPQLMFIPRSRNESIWKEPRAVRIVNTIFLWTFLGSKEMVN, from the exons ATGAAAAGGCAAGGGCATTTTGCAAAGATTGCAAGGGGAGTCAGTTTTGCAAGCAGGAAAGG GAATGCAAGAAGAACAAACAGTCGGAAGTCGGAAGGAATCAAGAGCtgccaaaaatgtaaaaaagtgttAGCCCTAGAGAAATTTAGGGTGTTGAAAAATGGAAAGACGGCAACAGGTTGCCTAGTTTGCCTGGATAAAAAGAAGGCGTCACGGGAACGTAAAAGATGCCCCTATGGTAGGCGAAGGTCTCAATGTAAAGAATGCAAAGAATCCAGCCAGATTTACCAGCATGAAAAAAGGAGGGCCGATTGTAAGGACTGTAAGGGTAGTCAGATTTGCGAGCATGTAAAACAGAGGGCTTGCTGCAAAGACTGCAGGAAGAGCAAACAGTCGGAATATATACGGTTTTATTCTGTGGAATATGAGCGACCACAACTCATGTTTATCCCTAGGAGCAGAAACGAGTCAATATGGAAGGAACCAAGAGCTGTTCGAATTGTAAACACTATCTTTCTTTGGACATTTTTAGGATCAAAGGAAATGGTCAACTAA